From one Variovorax sp. PBL-H6 genomic stretch:
- a CDS encoding LysR family transcriptional regulator: MDLQSLTLLVEILDAGNLSAAARRLKMSRANVSYHLNQLERSVGAQLVRRTTRRAEATEIGQRLYQHGLAIQSELQAARESASALGQGLVGRVRLSVPSGYGQLVMSDWLIDFKRLYPGIVLDVLFENRIEDLLRDEVDIAVRVIPEPPQNLVARALGPVRYVACASRAYAQEHALPTQLDQLSSAPVVTAAVIGRQLRMSAYQGEERREVVLEPTLISENFLFLRQAILAGLGIGLVPDYVVQEDVRRGEVLTTLDDWRLSIFGTQMFMLYMPNRQHTRATRTFIEFILERARGMPAA, encoded by the coding sequence ATGGATTTGCAGTCGCTGACCCTGCTGGTCGAGATCCTCGATGCCGGCAACCTGAGCGCCGCCGCGCGCCGGCTCAAGATGAGCCGCGCCAACGTCAGCTACCACCTGAACCAGCTGGAGCGCTCGGTCGGTGCCCAGCTCGTGCGCCGCACCACGCGCCGCGCCGAGGCCACCGAGATCGGGCAGCGGCTCTACCAGCACGGCCTGGCGATCCAGAGCGAGCTGCAGGCCGCGCGCGAATCCGCCTCGGCGCTGGGGCAGGGGCTGGTGGGCCGGGTGCGGCTCAGTGTGCCCAGCGGCTACGGGCAATTGGTGATGTCCGACTGGCTGATCGACTTCAAGCGGCTCTATCCCGGCATCGTGCTCGACGTGCTGTTCGAGAACCGCATCGAGGACCTGTTGCGCGACGAGGTCGACATCGCGGTCCGCGTGATTCCCGAGCCGCCGCAGAACCTGGTCGCGCGCGCGCTCGGCCCGGTGCGCTACGTGGCTTGCGCCTCGCGCGCCTACGCGCAGGAACACGCCCTGCCCACGCAGCTCGACCAGCTGAGCAGCGCGCCGGTCGTGACCGCGGCCGTGATCGGCAGGCAGCTGCGCATGTCGGCCTACCAGGGCGAGGAGCGGCGCGAGGTGGTGCTCGAGCCGACGCTGATCTCGGAGAACTTCCTGTTCCTGCGCCAGGCGATCCTCGCCGGACTCGGCATCGGGCTGGTGCCCGACTACGTGGTGCAGGAGGACGTCCGGCGCGGCGAGGTGCTGACCACGCTGGACGACTGGCGGCTCAGCATCTTCGGCACGCAGATGTTCATGCTGTACATGCCGAATCGGCAGCACACGAGGGCGACCCGGACCTTCATCGAGTTCATCCTGGAGCGGGCGCGGGGGATGCCCGCGGCGTGA